The following are from one region of the Coffea eugenioides isolate CCC68of chromosome 2, Ceug_1.0, whole genome shotgun sequence genome:
- the LOC113759655 gene encoding putative disease resistance protein At3g14460 codes for MAVALAVGSSVLSAFLQVVFDRMATKEFVNLFQKRKNDEELLQKLKLNLLALGAVLDDAENKQTRNQSVKGWLDELHDTIYQADELLDEINTEALRLEVEAEHRSSASQVSVSTYSKSSSNDFLKKMMPEIEKMVVKLDWFVQQINPLGLQVVDQKIQSCRRLPSTSLVDETSVYGREVDKEKIIEMLLSESVNRVNVTVIPLVGLGGIGKTTLAQLVYNDKRVQDHFSIKAWVCISEDYDATRITKELLGELDIPFSDMSENLNSLQMKLQLGLTQKQFLLVLDDFWNRDYNDWDKLKVLFKGGLQGSKIIVTTRDEKIALMMCKKESIYHLDLMKEGDSWSLFEKHAFENIDGNQSSELEQIGKKIVKKCGGLPLAMKTVAGLLRSETTAEEWKDILVSEDWSQTDNQDGILPALRLSYNHLPSHLKRCFAFCAVFHKDYQFEKEEIIQLWQAHDLLENPRGNRRIEEIGEQYLRELRLRSLFEQSTANFFIMHDLVNDLARFVSGKYCLRLEDHHLGHGTIGRISNFSYHPSSYDTYQKFELLRGTKNLRTFLSLSISKNLNQKYEVSPKFLHGMLPKFKSLRVLSLLGYHIIKLPDSISHLKHLRFLNLSSTNVNTLPEWICTFYNLQTLLLTNCKKLQELPVNLAKLINLSYLDISGTPLKTMPLHMGRLRNLQVLTKFIVGKSSGSMIEELGKFRKLRGGLFISNLENVSCGRDASMVNLKGKKHLDKLALKWNGDTNDSQVAKDVLDNLEPHSSIKLLKIEGYCGTTFPNWIGSPSLTNLKSLSLSSCEYCLFLPALGQLRSLQSLEIVGMSCISALTEDFYGDTRATMAFTSLKKLGIEKMPELEKWHIPKYEVFNNLEELYIIDCPKLIGELPQQCSSLRILEISRCDSLVLPNGQLSIFNGNNIQQFTSLCDLKISNLKSLKGLCLELNQLVKLQRLSIVDCGSLLPFLPSYLPSSLKVLNYEGCCNLEVESENWQLEDLTLVNYDSHKVVCLGRFPMLKSLEILNCKSTGIGSQNSGAATSVMTSLQTLTISGSVDLISFPEGRLPAAPKLTQLHLWNCKKLKFLPQQMDSLFPSLRHLFISCCPNIECLPEGGLPSSLQCLDISTCKKLISRRREWGVAKLPSLTQFRIGGIDDEVESFPEEDWLLPCTLQSLQLWAHKNLKKLSYSGLRHLCSLQTLYIRNCTRLQSLPEEGLPASLTTLEIEKCPLLKPRLRWKKGQDWPKVARIPCIIVDLELVP; via the coding sequence ATGGCTGTTGCTTTAGCTGTGGGAAGTTCTGTCCTGTCGGCTTTCCTTCAAGTTGTATTTGATAGGATGGCTACAAAAGAGTTCGTGAATCTgtttcaaaaaagaaagaatgatgAAGAACTCCTCCAGAAACTCAAGCTGAACTTACTAGCACTCGGAGCTGTGCTTGATGATGCAGAGAACAAGCAAACTAGGAACCAATCTGTCAAAGGATGGCTAGATGAGCTTCATGATACCATTTACCAGGCAGATGAATTACTTGATGAGATCAACACTGAAGCACTACGACTAGAGGTTGAAGCCGAACACCGAAGCTCAGCTAGTCAGGTAAGTGTTTCCACTTACAGCAAATCTTCCAGTAATGATTTCCTTAAGAAGATGATGCCAGAGATAGAAAAAATGGTTGTCAAACTAGATTGGTTCGTACAACAAATTAATCCCCTGGGTCTGCAAGTTGTTGATCAAAAAATTCAATCATGTCGACGACTGCCTTCCACTTCTTTGGTTGATGAGACCAGCGTGTATGGTCGAGAAGTTGATAAAGAGAAGATAATTGAAATGCTACTATCTGAGAGTGTAAATAGAGTCAATGTCACTGTGATTCCATTGGTTGGCCTTGGGGGAATTGGTAAGACCACTCTTGCTCAATTGGTTTACAATGATAAGCGGGTGCAAGACCATTTTTCTATAAAAGCATGGGTTTGCATATCTGAAGATTACGATGCTACCAGGATAACAAAAGAACTTCTTGGGGAGCTCGATATTCCATTTTCTGATATGAGTGAGAATTTGAATTCCCTTCAAATGAAGTTACAATTGGGGCTAACTCAAAAACagtttcttcttgttttagatgatttttggAATCGGGACTACAATGACTGGGATAAATTGAAGGTGCTATTCAAAGGTGGATTGCAAGGAAGTAAAATCATTGTAACTACACGTGATGAGAAAATTGCACTAATGATGTGTAAAAAAGAGTCGATTTATCATCTGGATTTGATGAAAGAGGGAGATTCTTGGTCATTGTTTGAAAAGCACGCATTTGAAAATATAGATGGAAATCAAAGTTCGGAACTTGAACAGATAGGTAAGAAAATTGTGAAGAAGTGTGGAGGATTACCTTTGGCCATGAAAACAGTTGCAGGTCTCTTGCGTTCGGAAACAACTGCTGAAGAGTGGAAAGATATTTTAGTAAGTGAAGATTGGAGTCAAACAGACAATCAAGATGGCATCTTGCCAGCATTGAGATTAAGCTATAATCATCTTCCTTCACATCTAAAAAGGTGCTTTGCCTTTTGTGCTGTATTTCATAAGGATTACCAGTTTGAGAAGGAGGAAATAATTCAATTATGGCAAGCTCATGATCTTTTGGAGAACCCTAGAGGTAATAGAAGAATTGAAGAAATAGGTGAACAGTACTTGCGTGAGTTGAGATTGAGGTCATTGTTTGAGCAGTCAACTGCCAATTTTTTCATAATGCATGACCTTGTCAACGATTTGGCTAGATTTGTTTCTGGAAAATATTGTCTCAGGTTGGAAGATCATCACCTAGGGCATGGTACAATAGGTAGAATAAGTAACTTTTCTTACCATCCTAGTTCTTATGACACCtatcaaaaatttgaactcTTGAGGGGGACTAAGAACTTGAGAACATTTTTATCATTAAGTATTAGTAAAAATTTAAACCAGAAATATGAAGTAAGCCCCAAATTTTTACATGGAATGTTGCCCAAATTCAAGTCCTTAAGGGTTCTGTCTTTGTTGGGCTATCATATCATTAAGTTGCCCGACTCAATTAGTCATTTGAAACACCTACGTTTTTTGAATCTCTCTTCCACAAACGTGAATACCCTACCAGAATGGATATGCACCTTCTATAACCTACAAACCTTGCTGTTGACAAATTGTAAGAAACTTCAAGAGTTGCCAGTAAATTTGGCAAAGTTAATTAATTTGTCTTACCTGGATATAAGTGGAACTCCATTGAAGACAATGCCACTACACATGGGTAGACTCAGAAACCTTCAAGTCTTGACTAAGTTTATAGTAGGCAAGAGTAGTGGTTCAATGATCGAGGAGTTGGGCAAATTTCGTAAGCTTCGTGGTGGGCTCTTCATTTCAAATCTAGAAAATGTTTCTTGTGGTAGGGATGCATCAATGGTGAACCTAAAGGGTAAGAAACACCTTGACAAGTTAGCTTTGAAATGGAATGGTGATACCAATGATTCGCAAGTTGCGAAAGACGTGCTTGATAATTTAGAACCTCATTCAAGCATAAAACTTCTCAAGATCGAAGGATATTGTGGGACAACATTTCCAAATTGGATAGGCAGCCCTTCACTAACCAATTTGAAATCCTTGAGTCTATCTAGTTGTGAATATTGCTTATTCTTGCCTGCACTTGGGCAGCTAAGATCTTTGCAATCACTTGAAATTGTTGGAATGAGTTGCATATCAGCTTTAACAgaggatttttatggagacaCTAGGGCAACTATGGCGTTCACATCTTTGAAAAAGTTGGGAATTGAGAAGATGCCAGAGTTGGAGAAATGGCACATACCAAAATATGAAGTCTTCAATAACCTTGAAGAACTCTATATAATTGATTGCCCCAAACTAATTGGAGAACTCCCCCAACAATGTTCATCACTACGAATTCTTGAGATATCCAGGTGCGACAGTCTTGTTCTTCCCAATGGTCAATTAAGTATCTTCAATGGAAACAACATTCAACAATTCACATCTCTTTGTGATCTGAAGATTTCAAATCTAAAGAGTTTGAAAGGGTTGTGCCTAGAGCTCAACCAGTTAGTCAAGCTTCAGAGATTGAGCATAGTTGACTGTGGGTCTCTCTTACCCTTTCTCCCGAGTTACCTACCTTCCTCACTGAAAGTACTTAATTATGAAGGTTGTTGCAACTTGGAAGTCGAGAGTGAAAACTGGCAACTGGAGGATTTGACATTAGTTAATTATGATTCTCACAAAGTTGTGTGCCTTGGCCGGTTTCCTATGCTAAAAAGCCTTGAAATTTTGAACTGCAAAAGTACTGGGATTGGGAGCCAAAATAGTGGTGCTGCTACTAGTGTGATGACGTCACTGCAAACCTTAACCATCTCCGGCTCGGTTGATCTAATTTCTTTCCCTGAGGGCAGGTTGCCAGCAGCTCCCAAGCTAACGCAGCTTCATCTCTGGAATTGCAAGAAGCTCAAGTTCTTGCCGCAACAGATGGATTCCCTCTTCCCATCTCTTCGGCATCTGTTTATAAGCTGTTGTCCAAATATCGAATGCTTACCGGAAGGAGGTTTGCCCTCTAGCCTACAATGCCTTGACATCTCCACTTGCAAAAAGCTCATAAGTCGCCGGAGAGAGTGGGGTGTAGCGAAACTGCCCTCCCTCACGCAATTCAGAATTGGTGGTATCGATGATGAAGTAGAGTCATTTCCAGAGGAGGATTGGCTACTGCCTTGCACACTTCAATCTCTCCAATTATGGGCCCATAAGAATCTGAAAAAGCTAAGCTATTCTGGCCTTCGACACCTTTGCTCCCTTCAGACACTATATATCAGAAACTGTACTCGGCTCCAATCCCTACCGGAAGAGGGACTGCCTGCCTCACTCACCACACTAGAAATCGAGAAATGCCCACTATTGAAACCAAGGTTAAGATGGAAGAAAGGACAAGACTGGCCCAAGGTTGCCCGCATCCCATGCATAATAGTCGATTTGGAGCTAGTTCCTTGA